Proteins encoded within one genomic window of Ottowia sp. SB7-C50:
- a CDS encoding CbiX/SirB N-terminal domain-containing protein, with amino-acid sequence MTTATVLFAHGSRDPAWRAPIEAVAARMRELSPGVRVMCAYLEYTSPTLQDAVDALRAAGATSVAIWPMFLGTGRHAREDLPQLVDELRAAHPGVVFTLHPAIAEHADVLQAMASAALGPSPP; translated from the coding sequence ATGACCACCGCCACCGTCCTGTTCGCCCACGGCTCGCGCGACCCCGCCTGGCGCGCGCCCATCGAGGCCGTGGCCGCGCGCATGCGCGAGCTGTCGCCCGGCGTGCGGGTGATGTGTGCCTATCTCGAATACACGTCGCCCACGCTGCAGGACGCCGTCGACGCGTTGCGCGCCGCCGGCGCCACGTCGGTCGCCATCTGGCCGATGTTTCTGGGCACCGGCCGCCACGCCCGCGAAGACCTGCCGCAACTGGTGGACGAACTGCGGGCCGCCCACCCCGGCGTCGTTTTTACCCTGCACCCCGCCATTGCCGAGCATGCCGACGTGCTGCAGGCCATGGCCAGCGCCGCGCTCGGCCCGTCGCCGCCTTAG
- the lptG gene encoding LPS export ABC transporter permease LptG: protein MRTIRRLIYTEVLRAVGFVALAFLALFFFFDLVDALGDVNRGAAAGYHVGYALLYTALQIPNHLYELLPIAALIGTIFVMARLAASSEFTILRTSGLGPLRALGTLLLLGVGFVLVTFLFGDYVAPTANRAAQNLQARFLGDITVGRTGAWLKDRQADRNYSVNVGAMTSDGTLNHVRIFEFSNADGRPLSTTNAAKGRFVGEGWQLEQVERRTFEHANAPQPRVGAERLERWTWATELSQDMVAAALLSPDRMQTLDLFQYIRHLEGNAQNAQRYEIEFWRKVFYPLSCLVMMVLALPFAYLHFRAGNITGYVFIGVLVGISFFLLNNVFGYVGNLRNWQPWLAAAAPGIIYSVLSLGAFGWLVLRQ, encoded by the coding sequence ATGAGGACCATCCGCCGCCTGATCTACACCGAGGTGCTGCGCGCCGTGGGCTTTGTGGCGCTGGCCTTTCTGGCGCTGTTCTTCTTCTTCGACCTGGTGGACGCGCTGGGTGACGTGAACCGCGGCGCCGCGGCCGGCTACCACGTGGGCTACGCGCTGCTGTACACCGCGCTGCAGATACCCAACCACCTGTACGAGCTGCTGCCCATCGCCGCGCTGATCGGCACCATCTTCGTCATGGCGCGGCTGGCGGCCAGTTCGGAGTTCACCATTTTGCGCACCAGCGGCCTGGGCCCGCTGCGCGCGCTGGGCACGCTGCTGCTGCTGGGCGTGGGCTTCGTGCTGGTGACTTTCCTGTTTGGCGACTACGTGGCGCCCACGGCCAACCGCGCCGCGCAGAACCTGCAGGCGCGCTTTCTGGGCGACATCACGGTGGGCCGCACGGGCGCCTGGCTGAAAGACCGCCAGGCCGACCGCAACTATTCGGTCAACGTGGGCGCGATGACGTCGGACGGCACGCTGAACCACGTGCGCATCTTTGAATTCAGCAACGCCGATGGCCGCCCGCTGTCGACCACCAACGCCGCCAAAGGGCGCTTCGTGGGCGAAGGCTGGCAGCTGGAACAGGTCGAGCGCCGCACGTTCGAGCATGCCAACGCGCCGCAGCCGCGCGTCGGCGCCGAGCGGCTGGAGCGCTGGACCTGGGCGACCGAGCTGTCGCAGGACATGGTGGCCGCCGCCCTGCTCAGCCCCGACCGCATGCAGACGCTGGACCTGTTCCAGTACATCCGCCATCTGGAGGGCAACGCCCAGAACGCCCAGCGGTATGAAATCGAGTTCTGGCGCAAGGTGTTCTACCCGCTAAGCTGCCTGGTGATGATGGTGCTGGCGCTGCCCTTTGCCTACCTGCACTTCCGGGCCGGCAACATCACCGGCTACGTGTTCATCGGCGTGCTGGTGGGCATCAGCTTCTTCCTGCTGAACAACGTGTTCGGCTACGTCGGCAACCTGCGCAACTGGCAGCCCTGGCTGGCGGCGGCGGCGCCCGGCATCATCTATTCGGTGCTGTCGCTGGGCGCGTTCGGCTGGCTGGTACTGAGGCAATGA
- a CDS encoding NAD(P)/FAD-dependent oxidoreductase has product MTSTPAPAPSSTTEPALDAIIIGAGPAGLTAATYLARYRRRVVVLDGGKSRARWIPTSHNCPGFPFGLEGDQLLERYRQQAQVYGVTPIATHVAQLQKQGSTFTATADDGQTWQAPMVILATGVVDRMPAMQGLVEAIDRQAVRLCAVCDGYEATDDDMVLELAVNAQRLEKPVGIVTFNQRDFLPQAERFGVAVLSPRQVIQGD; this is encoded by the coding sequence ATGACCTCCACGCCTGCTCCCGCACCGTCATCCACAACCGAACCCGCGCTGGATGCCATCATCATCGGCGCCGGTCCTGCCGGCCTGACCGCGGCCACCTACCTTGCGCGCTATCGTCGCCGAGTCGTGGTGCTGGATGGCGGCAAGAGCCGCGCGCGCTGGATTCCCACCAGCCACAACTGCCCGGGCTTCCCGTTCGGTCTGGAGGGCGATCAACTGCTGGAGCGTTACCGCCAGCAGGCACAGGTCTACGGTGTCACGCCCATCGCCACGCACGTCGCCCAGCTGCAGAAGCAGGGCAGCACCTTCACCGCCACCGCCGACGACGGACAGACATGGCAGGCGCCGATGGTCATCCTGGCCACCGGGGTGGTCGACCGCATGCCGGCCATGCAAGGCCTGGTCGAAGCCATTGACCGCCAGGCCGTGCGCCTGTGCGCCGTGTGCGACGGCTACGAGGCCACCGACGACGACATGGTGCTGGAACTGGCTGTCAACGCCCAGCGCCTTGAGAAACCGGTGGGCATCGTTACCTTCAACCAGCGCGATTTTTTGCCGCAGGCCGAGCGTTTCGGCGTGGCGGTGTTGTCGCCCCGGCAAGTGATTCAAGGAGATTGA
- a CDS encoding pyridoxal phosphate-dependent aminotransferase — protein sequence MSALAAQHKAVNLGQGFPDFDCDPRLTEGVTAAMQQGHNQYPPMPGVPALRQAIASKIEALYARPYSADTEITVTAGATQAILTAILCCVGPGDEVIVLEPCYDSYVPNIELTGATVVRVPLTPGTFRPDFDKIGAALNPKTRAILINTPHNPSGTVWSAEDMRQLEELLAPTNVLVISDEVYEHMVYAPLRHESVARYPGLAARSFIVSSFGKTYHVTGWKVGYVAAPAALTAEFRKVHQFNVFTVNTPMQVGLAAYMQDPTPYLQLPAFYDAKRQLFRDGLANTKFRLLPCEGTYFQCVSIADLAVPERDLPEADFCQWLTREIGVAAIPLSAFYGGGFDQKVVRFCFAKRDETLRKAVGRLARL from the coding sequence ATGTCGGCGCTGGCAGCGCAGCACAAGGCCGTCAACCTGGGCCAGGGCTTCCCCGACTTCGACTGCGACCCCCGGCTGACCGAGGGCGTCACCGCCGCCATGCAGCAGGGCCACAACCAGTACCCGCCCATGCCCGGCGTGCCCGCGCTGCGGCAGGCGATTGCTTCAAAAATTGAAGCGCTCTACGCCCGCCCCTACAGCGCCGACACCGAAATCACCGTGACGGCCGGGGCCACGCAAGCCATCCTGACGGCCATCCTGTGTTGCGTCGGCCCGGGCGACGAAGTCATCGTGCTGGAGCCCTGCTACGACAGCTACGTGCCCAACATCGAGCTGACCGGCGCCACCGTCGTGCGCGTGCCCCTGACCCCCGGCACCTTCCGCCCCGACTTCGACAAGATCGGCGCCGCCCTCAACCCCAAGACGCGCGCCATCCTCATCAACACCCCGCACAACCCCAGCGGCACCGTCTGGTCAGCCGAAGACATGCGCCAGCTGGAAGAACTGCTCGCGCCCACCAACGTGCTGGTCATCAGCGACGAGGTGTACGAGCACATGGTCTATGCCCCGCTGCGGCACGAAAGCGTGGCGCGCTACCCGGGCCTGGCCGCGCGCAGCTTCATCGTCAGCAGCTTCGGCAAAACGTATCACGTGACCGGCTGGAAAGTCGGCTACGTCGCCGCCCCCGCCGCGCTGACCGCCGAATTCCGCAAGGTGCACCAGTTCAACGTGTTCACCGTCAACACGCCCATGCAGGTCGGCCTGGCCGCGTACATGCAAGACCCCACGCCTTACCTGCAACTGCCCGCGTTCTACGACGCCAAGCGCCAGCTGTTCCGCGACGGCCTGGCCAACACCAAGTTCAGGCTGCTGCCGTGCGAAGGCACGTACTTCCAGTGCGTCAGCATCGCCGACTTGGCCGTGCCCGAGCGCGATCTGCCCGAAGCCGACTTCTGCCAATGGCTCACCCGCGAGATCGGCGTGGCGGCGATTCCGCTGTCGGCGTTTTATGGGGGTGGGTTTGACCAGAAGGTGGTGCGGTTTTGTTTTGCGAAGAGGGATGAGACGTTGAGGAAGGCGGTGGGGAGATTGGCAAGACTGTGA
- the mnmC gene encoding FAD-dependent 5-carboxymethylaminomethyl-2-thiouridine(34) oxidoreductase MnmC yields the protein MTQPARCAVVGAGLAGAAVARALAQRGWQVTVLDRTAPAAGASGLPAGVVAAHVSPDDRPLSRLTRAGVRATLAAARALLSEGRDFGLTGVLERHAPGERRLPDDWNGTAPSVQSAGVNPANATVTQAKARAAHVTLDAEHPALWHAHAGWLRPAALVQAMLQTPGVRLQAGVAVHGIDQDGALWQLRDDAGGVLAEAELVVITAGFDSLALLGSASGQGASALPLHALRGQVAWAPMPGGAANEALPRFPVNGLGSLIAHVPGPDGPWWITGSTFERGNPVAELLPQDHAHNRQRLAQLLPAAAAALQDAWDRGDVRAWAAVRATLPDRLPAVGAWWPEDEEKTVPALAESAQAAIKTAAKPAALPLHLLTGLGARGLTLSLLAADILAAWLHAEPLPVERSLAQRLRASRWQRPTPPRA from the coding sequence GTGACGCAGCCGGCGCGCTGCGCCGTCGTCGGTGCCGGGCTCGCCGGCGCCGCGGTGGCCCGCGCGCTGGCGCAGCGCGGCTGGCAGGTCACCGTGCTCGACCGCACCGCGCCCGCCGCAGGCGCCAGCGGGCTGCCCGCCGGGGTGGTGGCCGCGCACGTGTCGCCCGACGACCGGCCGCTGTCGCGCCTGACGCGGGCCGGCGTGCGCGCCACGCTGGCGGCGGCGAGAGCATTGCTCAGCGAAGGCCGCGACTTCGGGCTGACCGGCGTGCTGGAGCGCCACGCGCCGGGCGAACGTCGCCTACCCGACGACTGGAACGGCACTGCCCCTTCGGTCCAAAGCGCGGGCGTGAACCCCGCCAACGCCACGGTCACGCAGGCCAAGGCGCGCGCCGCCCACGTGACGCTGGACGCCGAGCACCCCGCGCTGTGGCACGCCCATGCCGGCTGGCTGCGCCCGGCCGCATTGGTGCAGGCCATGCTGCAGACGCCGGGGGTGCGTCTGCAAGCCGGCGTGGCCGTGCATGGCATCGATCAGGACGGTGCCCTGTGGCAGCTGCGGGACGACGCGGGCGGCGTGCTGGCCGAGGCCGAGCTGGTGGTCATCACCGCCGGCTTCGATTCGCTCGCCTTGCTGGGCTCGGCGTCCGGCCAGGGCGCGTCTGCCCTGCCCTTGCATGCGCTGCGCGGCCAGGTCGCGTGGGCGCCGATGCCGGGCGGCGCCGCAAACGAAGCGCTGCCGCGCTTTCCGGTCAACGGCCTCGGCAGCCTGATCGCCCACGTGCCGGGTCCGGACGGTCCGTGGTGGATCACCGGCTCTACCTTCGAGCGCGGCAACCCGGTGGCCGAGCTGCTGCCGCAGGACCACGCGCACAACCGGCAGCGGCTGGCGCAGCTGCTGCCTGCCGCCGCGGCGGCGCTTCAAGACGCCTGGGACCGCGGCGACGTGCGCGCCTGGGCAGCCGTGCGTGCGACCTTGCCCGACCGCCTGCCCGCCGTCGGCGCCTGGTGGCCAGAAGATGAAGAAAAAACCGTGCCCGCGCTGGCTGAATCAGCGCAGGCAGCTATTAAAACTGCAGCAAAACCCGCCGCACTGCCGCTGCACCTGCTCACCGGCCTGGGCGCGCGCGGGCTGACGCTGTCGCTGCTGGCCGCCGACATTCTGGCCGCGTGGCTGCATGCCGAGCCGCTGCCGGTCGAGCGGTCGCTGGCGCAGCGGCTGCGCGCATCGCGCTGGCAGCGCCCCACACCGCCGCGCGCATGA
- a CDS encoding DNA polymerase III subunit chi, with product MTRVAFHFNVPGKLDYACRLLRKAYGVGERVAVIGPPDVLAALDTALWSFSALDFVPHCRAGAPAPVLAATPIVLGEDCARLPDAGVLVNLGEGVPPGFERFERLIELVATDDADRAHARVRWRHYAERGYEIQRHDLAAKE from the coding sequence TTGACGCGCGTGGCGTTTCATTTCAACGTGCCCGGCAAGCTGGACTATGCGTGCCGGCTGCTGCGCAAGGCCTATGGCGTGGGTGAGCGGGTGGCGGTGATCGGCCCGCCGGACGTGCTGGCGGCGCTGGACACAGCGTTGTGGAGTTTTTCGGCGCTGGACTTCGTGCCGCATTGCCGCGCGGGCGCGCCCGCCCCGGTGCTGGCGGCCACGCCCATCGTGCTGGGCGAGGATTGTGCCCGCCTGCCCGACGCCGGCGTGCTGGTGAACCTGGGCGAGGGGGTGCCACCGGGTTTTGAACGGTTCGAGCGCCTGATCGAACTGGTCGCCACCGACGATGCCGACCGCGCCCACGCGCGGGTGCGCTGGCGGCATTACGCCGAGCGCGGCTACGAGATCCAGCGGCACGACCTGGCCGCCAAGGAGTGA
- a CDS encoding YlcI/YnfO family protein, with product MGTPSNYALRLPRSLKAGAEQAAREDGATLNQFIVSAVAEKLAALKTADYFAQRAGRGNLADALVTLNRAGGKSPEPDDWP from the coding sequence ATGGGAACCCCAAGCAACTATGCCCTGCGCCTGCCCCGCTCGCTGAAGGCTGGCGCCGAACAGGCCGCGCGGGAGGACGGCGCCACGCTGAATCAGTTCATCGTCAGCGCCGTCGCCGAGAAACTGGCGGCGCTGAAGACGGCTGACTATTTCGCGCAGCGAGCCGGGCGGGGTAATTTGGCTGACGCACTTGTCACGCTGAATCGTGCTGGCGGGAAGAGCCCCGAACCCGACGACTGGCCTTAA
- the lptF gene encoding LPS export ABC transporter permease LptF yields MLFDSSLRKELGRSFGATLVVLVTIVMTVMLIRTLGQASIGRVNPSEVLLVMGFTVLGHLPTILTLSLFIAITATLTRMYAASEMVVWFASGQGLLTFLRPVLRFAWPVLLAVAVLALLVWPWSNQQIRELRDRYQARGDIERVAPGRFIESAGGQRVFFIDKDTADAQTGNNIFIAATERGKETVTSAQTGRLDTINGERFIILEHGHRLETDLKTGETRISQFEEYANRVSQRMDGPAAADAPSMKPTLTLLREPTPRHMGELSWRLGLALAALNCVIFALAATRVNPRVGRSAGLVFALFAFVTYYNLITFGESWIGRERVGFVPYVVLLHGGIFLLAMGWLMARQYDWLSRWRLRGPHAGGTT; encoded by the coding sequence ATGTTATTCGATTCGTCCCTGCGCAAAGAACTCGGTCGCAGCTTCGGCGCGACCCTGGTGGTGCTGGTCACCATCGTCATGACGGTGATGCTGATCCGCACGCTGGGCCAGGCGTCGATCGGCCGCGTCAACCCGTCCGAAGTGCTGCTGGTGATGGGCTTCACCGTGCTGGGGCACCTGCCGACCATCCTGACGCTCAGCCTGTTCATCGCCATCACCGCCACGCTGACGCGCATGTACGCCGCCAGCGAAATGGTGGTGTGGTTTGCCAGCGGCCAGGGGCTGCTGACCTTTCTGCGGCCCGTGCTGCGCTTTGCCTGGCCGGTGCTGCTGGCGGTGGCGGTGCTGGCTTTGCTGGTGTGGCCGTGGTCCAACCAGCAGATCCGTGAGCTGCGCGACCGCTACCAGGCGCGCGGCGACATCGAACGCGTGGCGCCCGGGCGCTTCATCGAATCGGCGGGCGGCCAGCGCGTGTTCTTCATCGACAAGGACACGGCCGACGCGCAGACCGGCAACAACATCTTCATCGCCGCCACCGAGCGCGGCAAGGAGACCGTGACCTCCGCCCAGACCGGCCGGCTGGACACCATCAACGGCGAGCGCTTCATCATCCTGGAGCACGGACACCGCCTGGAAACGGACCTGAAGACCGGCGAGACGCGCATCAGCCAGTTCGAGGAATACGCCAACCGCGTCAGCCAGCGCATGGACGGCCCCGCCGCCGCCGATGCGCCGTCGATGAAGCCCACCCTGACTCTGCTGCGCGAGCCCACGCCGCGCCACATGGGCGAGCTGTCGTGGCGGCTGGGGCTGGCGCTGGCGGCGCTCAACTGCGTGATCTTCGCCCTGGCGGCCACGCGCGTGAACCCGCGCGTGGGGCGCAGCGCCGGGCTGGTCTTCGCGCTGTTCGCCTTCGTCACCTACTACAACCTGATCACCTTCGGCGAAAGCTGGATCGGCCGCGAGCGCGTCGGCTTTGTGCCCTACGTGGTGTTGCTGCACGGCGGCATCTTCCTGCTGGCCATGGGCTGGCTGATGGCGCGCCAGTACGACTGGCTGAGCCGCTGGCGCCTGCGCGGGCCGCATGCCGGGGGCACCACATGA
- a CDS encoding leucyl aminopeptidase, translating to MDFQLKSMRLADAARTAAPALLVLVADGFEPGEDAVSGLIARAQAGGDFKTEAGALLSTYGAAGLATARVVLAGLGDGAAAKVRKAVLAGMAALKGQPTRSLTVCFAQPADDAAVRAATLAAGEAGYVYRTTKGRVRDNAKKDEPRLTEVVIGLPDARPVRAAFDRAVGVAAGVELAREWANRPPNYATPTLLGEAALALAKLPGIRCEALGPRDIAKLGMGAFQAVAQGSRQEARFIVLRYDGAAKSDAPVVLVGKGITFDTGGISLKPAPEMDEMKFDMSGAASVLGVFRALAHLQPALNVVGLIPACENMPDGGAVKPGDVVTSMSGQTIEILNTDAEGRLVLCDALTYAERFKPRAVIDIATLTGACVIALGGVRHGLFASDSALGDALMAAGDQALDPAWRMPLDDEYAESLKTNFADVANVGGRPAGAVTAAKFLQRFTSAFAWAHLDIAGTAWKGGAAKGATGRPVCLLTQYLLDQAGPAKATRRSASQAKKSDKGAPAKRKRG from the coding sequence ATGGACTTCCAACTGAAATCGATGCGCCTGGCCGATGCGGCCAGGACCGCCGCCCCGGCGCTGCTGGTGCTGGTGGCCGACGGCTTCGAGCCAGGCGAAGACGCGGTGTCGGGGCTGATCGCGCGCGCGCAGGCGGGCGGCGACTTCAAGACCGAGGCCGGTGCGCTGCTGTCCACCTATGGAGCCGCCGGCCTGGCCACCGCGCGCGTCGTGCTGGCAGGCCTGGGCGACGGCGCAGCGGCCAAGGTGCGCAAGGCCGTGCTGGCGGGCATGGCGGCGCTCAAGGGCCAGCCGACGCGGTCGCTCACGGTGTGCTTTGCGCAGCCGGCCGATGACGCGGCGGTGCGCGCCGCCACGCTGGCGGCGGGCGAGGCGGGCTACGTCTACCGCACCACCAAGGGCCGCGTGCGCGACAACGCCAAGAAGGACGAGCCGCGCCTGACCGAGGTGGTGATCGGTCTGCCCGACGCCCGGCCTGTGCGCGCGGCGTTTGACCGCGCGGTGGGCGTGGCCGCCGGTGTGGAACTGGCGCGCGAATGGGCCAACCGGCCGCCCAACTACGCCACGCCCACCCTGCTGGGCGAGGCCGCGCTGGCGCTGGCCAAGCTGCCCGGCATCCGCTGCGAGGCGCTGGGTCCCCGCGACATCGCCAAACTGGGCATGGGCGCGTTCCAGGCGGTGGCACAGGGTTCGCGCCAGGAGGCACGCTTCATCGTGCTGCGCTACGACGGCGCGGCCAAGTCCGACGCGCCGGTGGTGCTGGTGGGCAAGGGCATCACCTTCGACACGGGGGGCATTTCGCTCAAGCCGGCGCCCGAGATGGACGAGATGAAGTTCGACATGAGCGGGGCCGCCAGCGTGCTGGGCGTGTTCCGCGCCCTGGCCCATCTGCAGCCCGCGCTCAACGTGGTCGGCCTGATCCCGGCGTGCGAGAACATGCCCGATGGCGGTGCGGTCAAGCCGGGCGACGTGGTGACCAGCATGAGCGGCCAGACCATCGAGATCCTCAATACCGACGCCGAAGGCCGCTTGGTGCTGTGCGATGCGCTGACCTATGCCGAGCGCTTCAAGCCGCGCGCCGTGATCGACATCGCCACCCTCACCGGCGCCTGTGTGATCGCCCTGGGCGGCGTGCGCCATGGGTTGTTCGCCAGCGACAGCGCGCTGGGTGACGCCCTGATGGCGGCCGGCGATCAGGCGCTGGACCCGGCCTGGCGCATGCCGCTGGACGACGAATACGCCGAGTCGCTGAAAACCAACTTCGCCGACGTGGCCAACGTCGGCGGGCGCCCTGCGGGCGCGGTGACGGCGGCCAAGTTCCTGCAGCGCTTCACCAGCGCGTTTGCGTGGGCGCACCTGGACATCGCCGGCACCGCCTGGAAGGGCGGCGCTGCCAAGGGCGCCACCGGCCGCCCGGTCTGCCTGCTGACGCAATACCTGCTGGACCAGGCTGGCCCGGCGAAGGCCACGCGCCGCTCGGCGTCGCAAGCCAAGAAGTCGGACAAGGGCGCCCCGGCCAAACGCAAGCGTGGCTGA
- a CDS encoding CysB family HTH-type transcriptional regulator, whose product MNLHQFRFVQEAARRNLNLTEAAKALHTSQPGVSKAIIELEEELGIDIFMRHGKRLKRITEPGQHVLESIAIILREVGNLKRIGEQYSAQDSGTLSIATTHTQARYVLPMPVARLREQYPKVNISLHQGAPDQVARMVIEETAEIGIATESLANYPELVTLPCYEWQHVLVLPASHPLAKKERLTLEDIAAQPLITYHPSFTGRTRIDTAFAQRHLQPSVVLEAIDSDVIKTYVRLGLGVGIVAEMAVAGDKDPDLVARPLGQLLGQNVARIALKRGAYLRDFVYHFASLLSDRLDKNLILKAMSGHVADYEL is encoded by the coding sequence ATGAACCTGCATCAATTCCGCTTTGTCCAGGAAGCCGCGCGCCGCAACCTGAACCTGACCGAGGCTGCCAAGGCGCTGCATACCTCCCAGCCAGGCGTCTCCAAGGCCATCATCGAGCTGGAAGAAGAGCTCGGCATCGACATCTTCATGCGCCACGGCAAGCGCCTGAAGCGCATCACCGAGCCCGGCCAGCACGTGCTGGAAAGCATTGCCATCATCCTGCGCGAAGTCGGCAACCTGAAGCGCATTGGCGAGCAGTACAGCGCGCAGGACTCGGGCACCCTTTCCATCGCCACCACGCACACCCAGGCACGCTATGTGTTGCCCATGCCCGTGGCGCGCCTGCGCGAGCAGTACCCCAAGGTCAACATCAGCCTGCACCAGGGCGCGCCCGACCAGGTGGCGCGCATGGTGATCGAGGAAACGGCCGAAATCGGTATCGCCACCGAATCGCTGGCCAACTACCCCGAACTGGTCACCCTGCCCTGCTACGAATGGCAGCACGTGCTGGTGCTGCCCGCCAGCCACCCGCTGGCAAAAAAGGAGCGCCTGACGCTGGAGGACATTGCGGCGCAGCCCCTGATCACCTATCACCCCTCGTTCACCGGCCGCACCCGCATCGACACCGCGTTTGCCCAGCGCCACCTGCAGCCCAGCGTGGTGCTGGAGGCGATCGACTCCGACGTCATCAAGACCTATGTGCGCCTGGGCCTGGGCGTCGGCATCGTGGCCGAAATGGCCGTCGCGGGCGACAAGGACCCTGACCTCGTCGCGCGCCCGCTGGGCCAGTTGCTGGGCCAGAACGTGGCGCGCATCGCCCTCAAGCGCGGTGCCTACCTGCGCGACTTCGTCTATCACTTTGCCAGCCTGCTGTCGGACCGGCTCGACAAGAACCTCATCCTGAAGGCCATGTCCGGGCATGTCGCGGACTACGAGCTGTGA
- a CDS encoding branched-chain amino acid ABC transporter substrate-binding protein: protein MQMKLKLTAAAALALTAGIVSAQDVQVVKIGHVAPMSGGQAHYGKDNENGARMAVEELNTQNITIGGKKIKFELQAEDDAADPKQGTAAAQKLCDSKVNAVVGHLNSGTTIPASKVYNDCGVPMVTGAATNPTLTKPGYKTTFRIIANDNALGAGLAYYAADALKLKRVAVIDDRTAYGQGVADVFKNTAKQKGIQVVDEQFTTDKATDFMAILTAIKSKNPDGIFFGGMDPQGGPMLRQMEQLGMGNVKYFGGDGICTVKLAELAAGAKTLNNVVCAEGGSSIQKMPGGAAWKAKYDAKFPGQFQVYSPYTYDATMLLVDAMKRANSTDPKVYLPKIIESNYKGVTASIAFEPSGELKNPAITLYAYKDGKKVPLN from the coding sequence ATGCAGATGAAGCTGAAACTGACCGCCGCCGCCGCTCTGGCACTGACGGCCGGCATCGTGTCCGCGCAGGACGTACAAGTGGTCAAGATCGGCCATGTGGCACCCATGTCGGGCGGCCAGGCGCACTATGGCAAGGACAACGAAAACGGCGCGCGCATGGCCGTGGAAGAGCTCAACACCCAGAACATCACCATCGGTGGCAAGAAGATCAAGTTCGAACTGCAGGCCGAAGACGACGCCGCCGACCCCAAGCAGGGCACGGCCGCTGCACAAAAACTGTGCGACTCCAAGGTTAACGCCGTGGTCGGCCACCTGAACTCCGGCACCACCATCCCCGCGTCCAAGGTCTATAACGACTGCGGCGTGCCCATGGTGACCGGCGCCGCCACCAACCCGACGCTGACCAAGCCGGGCTACAAGACCACCTTCCGCATCATCGCCAACGACAACGCCCTGGGCGCTGGCCTGGCCTACTACGCCGCCGACGCGCTCAAGCTCAAGCGCGTGGCCGTCATCGACGACCGCACGGCCTATGGCCAGGGCGTGGCCGACGTGTTCAAGAACACCGCCAAGCAAAAGGGCATCCAGGTGGTGGACGAGCAGTTCACGACCGACAAGGCCACCGACTTCATGGCCATCCTGACCGCCATCAAGTCCAAGAACCCCGACGGCATCTTCTTCGGCGGCATGGACCCGCAGGGCGGCCCGATGCTGCGCCAGATGGAGCAGCTGGGCATGGGCAACGTCAAGTACTTCGGCGGCGACGGCATCTGCACCGTCAAGCTGGCCGAGCTGGCCGCTGGCGCCAAGACGCTGAACAACGTGGTGTGCGCCGAAGGCGGCTCTTCCATCCAGAAGATGCCGGGCGGCGCGGCCTGGAAGGCCAAGTACGACGCCAAGTTCCCTGGCCAGTTCCAGGTCTACAGCCCGTACACCTACGACGCCACCATGCTGCTGGTCGACGCCATGAAGCGCGCCAACTCGACCGATCCGAAGGTGTACCTGCCCAAGATCATCGAGTCCAACTACAAGGGTGTCACCGCCAGCATCGCCTTCGAGCCGAGCGGCGAGCTGAAGAACCCCGCCATCACCCTGTACGCGTACAAGGACGGCAAGAAAGTGCCGCTGAACTGA